The sequence below is a genomic window from Methanobrevibacter sp..
ACAAGGTTTTCATAGATTTCTTCAGATACATGAGGAGCAATCGGACATAATACAGAGATTAATTTCACAAGTGCAGTGTATAAACTGTAATAAGCACCCAATTTATCTGGGTCATCGCTTTCAACCCAAGTCCTTCCACGAATAAGTCTTACATACCAACGGCTTAAATCTTCTAAAATGAAGTTGTTGATTTTTCTTGTTGCTTTGTGGAAGAATAATTTATCCAAATCTTCAGCTACTTCTTTAACTAAGGTATTTGCTTTGGAGATAATCCATTTATCTTCTGCTCTTAAGATCATGTCATCTTCAGTGAGTCCTACCGGATTGAAGTTATCTAATGACATGTAAGTAGTTGAGAAAACATAAACGTTCCATAATATGTTGAACATTTTATTGATGTTTAAAAGTTCATCCCATACAAATTTGAGGTCATCCCATGGTTTTGAAGCCCATAATAAGTAGAATCTTAAAACATCTGCTCCGTATTTTTCAATTACTTCTTCTGGAGCTACTACGTTACCTAATGATTTTGACATTTTGTTTCCATGTTCATCTAATACAAATCCGTGCATTAAAACTTTTTGATAAGGAATTCTACCCATAGAAATTACTCCAGTACCTAATTGTGAGTAGAACCATCCTCTGGTTTGGTCGTGTCCTTCAGTAATAAAGTCATATGGATACCATTCTTCGAATTTTTCTTTTTCTTCAGGATAGTATAATGAAGCCCAACCAGCTACTCCGGAGTCAATCCATACATCTAATACATCAGGGATTCTTTTGATAGCTTTTCCACATTTGTCACATTTTACTTCAACTTCATCTACGTATGGTCTGTGGATAAGTTCAGCATCGGAAACATTGATTTCATTTAAGGATTCTTCTTTTAATTCACTGAGAGAACCAATAACTTTTAATTCGCCACAGTCAGGACATTCCCAAATAGGAATTGGAATACCCCAGTATCTTTGTCTTGAAATTGTCCAGTCACGTGCATTGTCTACCCAATCATGGAACCTTCCTTCTCCAGCCCATTTAGGTACCCATTCAACACGGTCAATTTCATCTAACATCTTTTGTTTAATGTCAGTTACTTTTAAGAACCATTGTTTGGTAGCACGGTAGATGATAGGAGTTTTACATCTCCAACATACACCATATCTGTGTTCAATAGTTTCTGATCTGTACATTAGGCCTTTGTCTTCTAAATCTTTGATGATTTGAGTATTTTCATCTTTTGTAAATTTAGTATCGTATTTTCCTGCTTCTTCGGTAAAGCATCCGTCTTCACCAACTGGACAGAAAATAGGAATGTTATTAGCTTGACCTACTTCAAAATCGTCAGGACCGTGACCTGGTGCAGTATGTACTAATCCAGTACCTTCTCCAAGTTCTACATGATCACCAGCTAAAACAGTGTGAACAGCATCAAGTTCATCGAATTCAGCATGAATTGGAACTTCATCAGCCAAGATGTAATCATAGCTCATTCCAATTAAGTCTTCACCTTTAACTGTTTTGATGACTTCATACATTAGTTCTTTTTCTTCAATGATTTTGTCTTCTTCGCCTTCTTTTTCAGCAGGGATTTTGGTTTTGTGGATTTTAACTTGTTTACCTAATACGGATTCCATTAGGTTTTCAGCTAAAATGTAGGTTTCGCCATCTTTTGAAACATAAACATAATCAAATTCAGGATTTGCACAAATAGCCATGTTTGCCGGTAAAGTCCATGGAGTAGTTGTCCATACTAAGAAATAAGTATTTTCTTCACCCCTTACAGGGAATTTAATGAAGATAGATGGGTCAACTTTTTCTTCATATTCAATTTCAGCAGCAGCAAGTGCAGTTCCACAATGAGGACACCAACTGATTACTCTTTGGTCGTTTACAAGTAAATCTTGTTCATTTGCTCTTTTAAGAGTCCACCATGAAGATTCCATATATTGAGGATCAAGGGTCATGTATGGGTCATCCCAATCCATCCAAACACCCAATTGGTCGAATTCCTGTTCCATAGCTATTTTGTTTTCAATTGCAAATTCTCTACATTTGTCTACAAAAGCAGCAATTCCAATGGTTTCTTCAATTTCTTGTTTACTTTGGATTCCCATCAAATGTTCTACTTTATTTTCAATAGGAAGTCCGTGCATATCCCATCCAGCTTGTCTTCTTAAGCTAAATCCATTCATAGATTTGAATCTAAGGTAGGAATCTTTAATAACTTTGTTCCAAGCTGTACCTAAGTGGATTTTACCACTACAGTAAGGTGGTCCATCTAAAAATGAGTACTTAGGACCTTTTTCTCTAAGTTCATTAACTTTTTTGAAAGTTTCTTCTTCTTTCCAGAATTTTTGAACTTTCTTTTCTATTTTATCATGATCGTATGATTTATCTGCCTCTTGTATTGGCATTGTAACTCCTCAAAAATAATAATTTATAATATATATCTTTTTGTTTTAGCTTATAAATAAAGGTTATTACAATTTTCAAATTTTTTAAAAAACAAGAGCATTTCTAGGTAAATTAAATAGAAAAATGTCAAAATTGATATAAAATAATAATCAAAATAATATTATGGGATTTTATAGAAAATACAATACAATTATTAAAACAATAGATAACTTTGTAAAACTATACAAAGTAGCTAAAAAAGATTCTAAAAAATCTAAAGATGATAAAAAATGATAATACAATATTTAAGCGATTTTAACTGTCCCTATTCTTACATTGGATTGAATCGTGTGCAAACTGCATGTGATGAACTTAATTTAGATGTTGAATGGGAAATGAAATCTTTCGAACTCGAACCAAAATTAACTGACAGCCCAATAAATGCAATCGAGAGATATGCAATTAGAAATGGACTATCAATCAAAGATGCAGAAAGAGAAATCAATGAAATAGAGCAAATCGCCCGTAATGAAGGATTGAATATGAATTACAGGAATATGCAACTTGCAAGTTCGAAAGATGCTCACAGGCTTGTCAAATATGCAGAACGTAATTATCCTAATTCAACTCACAAGCTTATTTTAAAAATATTTGAATCTAATTTTATTAAAAATGAAAATATTTCAGACCACAGAGTTTTGATAAAAATTGCAGCATCCTGCGAAATGGATGAAGAAGAAATATCTGAATTTCTCAAAAGAGATTCCTTGAGAATTGAAGTGGATCTTGACATAGATGAAGCCATTTCAAGTGGAATAAACACAACACCCTATTATTTCATTAATTACAATGATGAAAGATTAATTGTTCCAGGAGTTTTCGAAAAAGAATCTTTTAAAATTGCATTTGAAGACTTAATTAGTGGTGAAATGAAAAATAAAACATTTCTTTAAAATAAATATTGATTTAAACTCGTTAAAAGATTAAATATATCAATCAAATTAAAATTAATTGATGAAATATAAAAATATAAAAATAATACTTGCAAACACTTTTTACAAACGCTTTAAAGGATTGATGTTAAAAAAAGATTTCAAAGATGGACTGCTTTTTACAAATCTTACGGATTCTAGCATCCACACTCTTTTTATGAGATTTGAAATTGACATATATTTTTTAGATGAAAACAGAACTATTTTTGAAAAAACAAGTTTAAAACCTTGGAAATTCTATAAACCTAAAAAACAAGCAAAATTTATTTTAGAAACAAAAAAAGATAAGTTAAAATTAGAAATAGGAGATAACTTAGATTTTATCTAAGATCTCTTCCGGATTTTCAAATATTTGAATATTATCAATACTTTCTAATTTACGAGTATTTTCGATATCAATATCTCTCATATAGATTGTTATGATTTTGCCTTCAGAAATTGCATCATACGGACATGTGTTTCTACACAAACCACAACCAATACATTTTGTTAAATCAATTTCCTCATGTGGAATAATAGCGCCCTGTTCACAAGCAAGGGCAGCAACACAATCATCACAGCTTTGACATTTGGACAATTCCATTTTGGATGGAAGAACTGTGTCAATTGGGCCGGGATGAATATCTACAGGAACCATATACACCGGAACAGCACCTTTACCTGATTGAGCAACTGCATTAGTTACTAAAGTATCTGCTATTCCATAAACGATTTTTGAAACTGTATTTGCTGTAGCTGGTGAAACAATTAATAAGTCATACTTTCCAAGGGAAAGACGACCAGTAATTGGATATGAAAATTTTTGATTGGAATCAGTTGCAAGTTCACGGTATTTTCCACCGGTTAAGCGTTCAACTCTTTCATAAAGTCCATACATCTTAAGAACTTCTTCTGCAGCTCCAGATAAAAATATGGTAACTTCATGATCTTTTGCAAGTTTTTCAGCTACTTGTACTGATTCTCTAAGTAAATGACCAGCTCCAGTAAAAGCAAATCCTATTCTCATTTTAATCTATAATAATCTGTGATATTGGTAAGCTTCTCTGTCAGAGAATGCATAATCAAGTTTAGTGTATTGATTCATGAATTCAGCTACTTCATCAGCAATGTTTTCTTTATCAACTGCAACACGTTTGATGAATTCTGCAACTTCATCCATTTCTTTTTCTTTTAATCCTCTTCTGGTAATTTCTTGAGTACCTATTCTGATACCGGATGGGTCATCAGAGTTATCTCTGTTATCTCCAGGTAAGAGGTTTTTGTTTAAGATAACATTGTTGTCAGCTAAATCATGTGCGATATCTGATGCTGATCTGATGTTAGTTAAGTTTACTGCAATTTGGTGGGATTGAGTAAATCCTTGTTCTTCACATAATACATCGAATCCTCTTTCATACATTGCTTGACCTAATGCTTGAGCGTTTTTGATGATTTGTTTTGCGTAAGCTTCACCGAATTTTAACATTTCAGCAGTTGCAATACCTAAACCGAGTAAGTGGTGTAAGTGGTGGTTACTTACTACACCAGGGAATACAGCATTGTCAATGATTTCTGCATTTTCTTCGTGTGAGAGAATAATTCCTCCTTGTGGACCAGGGAATGTTTTATGGGTACTTCCCATCATTAAGTCTGCTCCTTCTTTAAGAGGTTGTTGGAATTGTCCTCCAGCAATTAAACCTAATACGTGAGCTCCATCGTACATGATTTTTGCACCAACTTCATCGGCTGCTTCACGTGCTTCTTTAACTGGGTGAGGGAATAAGAATAAACTTCCTCCGAATAAGACGATTTCTGGTTTTTCTTCGAGGATTTTTTTGTTCATTGCATCGATGTCAATGTTCATGATATCTTTGTCTAATGGGTGGAATACTGTTTTTAATCCACGGATACCTGCTGCACTTACATCTGCGTGAGAAATGTGGCCTCCAGAAGGTACTTCCAATGCCATTACTTTTTCACCAGGTTTAGCAAATCCAAAGAATGCTGCTAAGTTTGCAGTTACACCAGATACTGGTTGAACATTAGCATAGTCACAGTCATATACTTTACATGAAAGTTTTTTGGTTTTGTCTTCGATTAAATCTACGTATTGGCATCCTTCGTAGAATCTTTCGAAAGCTTGTCCTTCTGCGTATCTGTGAGCAAAATCAGTAGCTAATGCTTCAGTTACTTCTACACTGGTAACGTTTTCAGAAGCAATGAGGTTAACACTGTTTCTCATATATTCAGTATGTTCTTTTGCAATTTTTTCAAAATTTAAAATTTCGTCATGATAATTAGTCATTTACTACACCTAATATCCAAATTAAATATTTATGAATTAATTTTTATTCATCTTATAATATAAGATTTTTGAAAAATAGAACAAATATAAAAAAATTATTAATATAAAAAATTTTTAAAAATAAGCAATAAAAAAAGAAAAAAAACTTAACCTCAATGAGGTCTAGTTTTTAATATATTTTCTCAAGTCATCGACCTTATCAGTTTCTTCCCAAGGACGACCTTCTTCAACACCAAAATGACCGTATTTAGCAGTTGGTTTATAAATAGTGTCTCTTAAACGTAAGGTTTCAATGATTCCGTCAGGAGTTAACTTGAAATTTTCACGTACGATTTCTTCAAAGGTAAGATCACCAATATCTGCTGCAGTTCCAAATGTATCTACCATTACTGAAGTTGGTTCTGCAACTCCAATTGCATATGATAATTGGATTTCACATTTTTCCGCAAGTCCACTTGCTACAATATTTTTAGCAATATATCTTGCCATGTAACATGCACTTCTATCTACTTTAGTGCAGTCCTTACCTGAAAATGCTCCTCCACCATGGCGAGCATATCCTCCATAAGTGTCAACAATGATTTTACGACCGGTTAATCCCGCATCTCCGTGAGGACCGCCAATTTCGAATTTTCCGGTTGGATTGATGTGTTCTTTAGTATTTTCGGTCATCAATTCTTGAGGAATAACTTTCTTAAAGAGTTTTTCACGAATATCTTCTTTTAATTGTTCTTGGTTTTCAGACATTGATTCATCGTGTTGGGTTGACAATACCACAGCATCAAGTGAAACTACATTTCCGTCTTTATCATAATTTACTGATACTTGAGCTTTACCGTCAGGCCTTAAATAAGGAATTTCGCCACTCTCTCTAAGTCTGGTCAATTCATTGGTTAATTTACGAGCAAGATCAATTGGGAACGGCATTAATGATTCTGTTTCATTGGTTGCAAAACCAAACATCATACCTTGGTCACCTGCACCAGTTTCTTCATCCCCACGGTCTACTCCTTGATTGATATCTGCAGATTGTTCATGAAGTCTGTTTTCAATCTCACAATTATGACCATCAAATTTTAAATCAGGATTATCGTAACCAATCTCATTAATGGTATCTCTTATGATTTGTTTAATTTCAGCATCTGATAAATGACCTGCAGATGTTATTTCCCCAAATACCATACAAAAATCAGTAGTTACACAAGTTTCACATGCAACATGTGAATTTTTATCCTGAGCCATATATGCATCCAATATAGCATCAGAAATAATGTCTGCAACTTTATCAGGGTGTCCCTGAGTTACTGATTCTGATGTAAATGTTCTAAATATTTCATTCATTGTATCACCAATATTTCCTGATAATTCCCATTATAATAAATTAAATTTTTGCGAATGTATCAAAATTTAAACTAATCTATATTAAATTTATCTTAAATCATATATAAGTCTTTTAGATTAAGATTAATGACCCTTTCAAAAACTTTGTTGATTTTCAAAATCGTTTTTTCGATTTTGGTTCCAAATTAAATCTCTGCGATATATTCGTTTTAAAACACCTCGTTTGGTCTTGAATGTTCGTTTCCTTGATTTTGGCATTGTTTTTTTGGAAAGCATTTTCAATTTTGTTACTTGTCTTTTCAATTTTCTTATCTTTTAAGTGATAAATGAAGCTTTTATATCTTTGGAAAATGAATTTTCTAATTATTTTATAAATAACTGGATAAAAATCATCTTTTACGATAAATTAAAGATTGTACTTCATTTTTGAATTCATCAATGTCATTTAAATCGAATAAATCTTTGATCATTTTCAGTTGTTTATGACGTTCTTGATATTCTTCGTCTGAAATGCGATTTTTGTCTTTAAAATTTTTTAATTTTTTGTTTAAACTTTTTTT
It includes:
- a CDS encoding DUF192 domain-containing protein — translated: MKYKNIKIILANTFYKRFKGLMLKKDFKDGLLFTNLTDSSIHTLFMRFEIDIYFLDENRTIFEKTSLKPWKFYKPKKQAKFILETKKDKLKLEIGDNLDFI
- the metK gene encoding methionine adenosyltransferase, giving the protein MNEIFRTFTSESVTQGHPDKVADIISDAILDAYMAQDKNSHVACETCVTTDFCMVFGEITSAGHLSDAEIKQIIRDTINEIGYDNPDLKFDGHNCEIENRLHEQSADINQGVDRGDEETGAGDQGMMFGFATNETESLMPFPIDLARKLTNELTRLRESGEIPYLRPDGKAQVSVNYDKDGNVVSLDAVVLSTQHDESMSENQEQLKEDIREKLFKKVIPQELMTENTKEHINPTGKFEIGGPHGDAGLTGRKIIVDTYGGYARHGGGAFSGKDCTKVDRSACYMARYIAKNIVASGLAEKCEIQLSYAIGVAEPTSVMVDTFGTAADIGDLTFEEIVRENFKLTPDGIIETLRLRDTIYKPTAKYGHFGVEEGRPWEETDKVDDLRKYIKN
- a CDS encoding serine hydroxymethyltransferase — protein: MTNYHDEILNFEKIAKEHTEYMRNSVNLIASENVTSVEVTEALATDFAHRYAEGQAFERFYEGCQYVDLIEDKTKKLSCKVYDCDYANVQPVSGVTANLAAFFGFAKPGEKVMALEVPSGGHISHADVSAAGIRGLKTVFHPLDKDIMNIDIDAMNKKILEEKPEIVLFGGSLFLFPHPVKEAREAADEVGAKIMYDGAHVLGLIAGGQFQQPLKEGADLMMGSTHKTFPGPQGGIILSHEENAEIIDNAVFPGVVSNHHLHHLLGLGIATAEMLKFGEAYAKQIIKNAQALGQAMYERGFDVLCEEQGFTQSHQIAVNLTNIRSASDIAHDLADNNVILNKNLLPGDNRDNSDDPSGIRIGTQEITRRGLKEKEMDEVAEFIKRVAVDKENIADEVAEFMNQYTKLDYAFSDREAYQYHRLL
- a CDS encoding DsbA family protein; translated protein: MIIQYLSDFNCPYSYIGLNRVQTACDELNLDVEWEMKSFELEPKLTDSPINAIERYAIRNGLSIKDAEREINEIEQIARNEGLNMNYRNMQLASSKDAHRLVKYAERNYPNSTHKLILKIFESNFIKNENISDHRVLIKIAASCEMDEEEISEFLKRDSLRIEVDLDIDEAISSGINTTPYYFINYNDERLIVPGVFEKESFKIAFEDLISGEMKNKTFL
- the ileS gene encoding isoleucine--tRNA ligase; the encoded protein is MPIQEADKSYDHDKIEKKVQKFWKEEETFKKVNELREKGPKYSFLDGPPYCSGKIHLGTAWNKVIKDSYLRFKSMNGFSLRRQAGWDMHGLPIENKVEHLMGIQSKQEIEETIGIAAFVDKCREFAIENKIAMEQEFDQLGVWMDWDDPYMTLDPQYMESSWWTLKRANEQDLLVNDQRVISWCPHCGTALAAAEIEYEEKVDPSIFIKFPVRGEENTYFLVWTTTPWTLPANMAICANPEFDYVYVSKDGETYILAENLMESVLGKQVKIHKTKIPAEKEGEEDKIIEEKELMYEVIKTVKGEDLIGMSYDYILADEVPIHAEFDELDAVHTVLAGDHVELGEGTGLVHTAPGHGPDDFEVGQANNIPIFCPVGEDGCFTEEAGKYDTKFTKDENTQIIKDLEDKGLMYRSETIEHRYGVCWRCKTPIIYRATKQWFLKVTDIKQKMLDEIDRVEWVPKWAGEGRFHDWVDNARDWTISRQRYWGIPIPIWECPDCGELKVIGSLSELKEESLNEINVSDAELIHRPYVDEVEVKCDKCGKAIKRIPDVLDVWIDSGVAGWASLYYPEEKEKFEEWYPYDFITEGHDQTRGWFYSQLGTGVISMGRIPYQKVLMHGFVLDEHGNKMSKSLGNVVAPEEVIEKYGADVLRFYLLWASKPWDDLKFVWDELLNINKMFNILWNVYVFSTTYMSLDNFNPVGLTEDDMILRAEDKWIISKANTLVKEVAEDLDKLFFHKATRKINNFILEDLSRWYVRLIRGRTWVESDDPDKLGAYYSLYTALVKLISVLCPIAPHVSEEIYENLVKGVNPDALESIHMNDWGYDEDAIDEELEAKMDVVRNVIDASIRARDIAQYKLRWPVSDITVVSQDEDALKAIEELTDIIKDQSNTKDVLCASEFEKLSFNAKPNLKTLGPRLKGDMGKVMKALKEGDGNQIKADLEANGSITVEGHELSQDDVLFDSELPDDFVSSEFEGGNVFVNTNVTLEIKQEAMARELIRRIQDMRKDLDLDVEANINVDVETSEEFKELIVPQSEVISHEVRAKSLIICTSEECSKDSKDYTKEWDIEGEKVIISIKN
- a CDS encoding dihydromethanopterin reductase (acceptor), with the translated sequence MRIGFAFTGAGHLLRESVQVAEKLAKDHEVTIFLSGAAEEVLKMYGLYERVERLTGGKYRELATDSNQKFSYPITGRLSLGKYDLLIVSPATANTVSKIVYGIADTLVTNAVAQSGKGAVPVYMVPVDIHPGPIDTVLPSKMELSKCQSCDDCVAALACEQGAIIPHEEIDLTKCIGCGLCRNTCPYDAISEGKIITIYMRDIDIENTRKLESIDNIQIFENPEEILDKI